A genomic region of Trichothermofontia sichuanensis B231 contains the following coding sequences:
- a CDS encoding PhzF family phenazine biosynthesis protein: protein MLQSLIQVDAFTNTPFAGNPAAVCVLTEPRPDRWMQQVAQEMNLSETAFVLPQGNDFSLRWFTPTTEVPLCGHATLATAHVLWSEGHLDPDTPAQFHTQSGLLTATRQGDWIELNFPAVVSTPVATPPELVKALGCTPIAVYQNSLGYLVEVGDAASLRQLQPDFGLMATLPIVNAIVTSRAEAGSEFDFISRFFAPGLGINEDPVTGAAHCCLAPYWRDRLHKDLFLAYQASPRGGVVKVQYDGGDRVYLSGQAVTVMRAELTV, encoded by the coding sequence ATGCTCCAGTCCCTGATACAAGTCGATGCCTTTACGAATACACCCTTTGCGGGGAATCCGGCGGCAGTTTGTGTATTAACGGAACCTAGGCCTGATCGCTGGATGCAGCAGGTGGCCCAGGAAATGAACCTGTCGGAAACGGCCTTTGTATTACCCCAGGGGAATGACTTTAGCCTGCGCTGGTTTACCCCGACAACGGAAGTGCCCCTTTGTGGTCACGCCACGCTGGCGACGGCCCACGTCCTCTGGAGTGAAGGTCACCTTGATCCCGATACCCCAGCCCAATTTCATACCCAAAGTGGGTTGCTAACCGCTACTCGCCAGGGTGATTGGATTGAGTTGAACTTTCCGGCTGTCGTCTCCACGCCAGTCGCTACGCCGCCTGAATTGGTTAAAGCCTTGGGCTGTACCCCGATCGCGGTTTATCAAAATTCCCTGGGCTATCTTGTCGAGGTGGGTGATGCGGCGAGCCTGCGCCAGTTACAACCGGATTTTGGTTTAATGGCGACTTTACCCATCGTGAATGCGATCGTCACCAGTCGTGCGGAAGCGGGGTCTGAATTTGATTTCATTTCGCGCTTCTTTGCCCCTGGTCTAGGGATTAACGAAGATCCGGTCACGGGGGCGGCCCATTGTTGTTTGGCTCCCTACTGGCGCGATCGGCTCCACAAGGATCTGTTCTTGGCCTACCAGGCATCGCCACGGGGCGGGGTGGTTAAGGTGCAGTATGATGGCGGCGATCGGGTCTACCTTAGCGGTCAAGCGGTAACAGTGATGCGGGCAGAGCTAACCGTCTAA
- a CDS encoding ABC transporter ATP-binding protein, whose amino-acid sequence MRHPVLELSQLTVKFSTGSESRPAVDRLSLTVHPGQTLGIVGESGSGKSVTALAIMGLLPATGQITQGEIWFRPPQQQTGAIDLRQLSPTQMQGYRGSQLAMIFQEPLSSLNPVYTIGQQLIEAIRLDPGISPAAARAQAIARLQEVKLLPDETTLSHQFQAEAQKAGQPRWDQPQLQREIQRYYQAFLDRYPHQLSGGQIQRVMLAMAIARQPALLIADEPTTALDVTVQATILDLLRELRDRHQMSLIFISHDLGVMAEIADTVAVLYQGRLVECSPVLEIFSNPQHPYTQGLLACRPPLDRRPRRLLTVADFMADVPPDNGHIQGTVHTASAQTLPQVAPHPQPLPPLETEAELNQRLATLHQQEPLLSVRDLHVTFPVQGIWGRTRRYIVAVNGVSFEIYPGETVGLVGESGCGKTTLARTLLRLNRPSHGEIWFAGENVAYLSGPRLQRLRRDLRIVFQNPFSSLNPRMTIGDILMEPLRLHSTLNRRQRQEEAIRLLADVGLLPQAGQTALSFLKRYPHEFSGGQRQRICIARALALQPRLIICDESVSALDVSVQAQVLNLLKALQQKHNLTYLFISHDLSVVKFMSDRILVMNRGRIEESGPAEQIYRQPQQPYTRALIAAIPTGSLDRIRARLSQST is encoded by the coding sequence ATGCGCCATCCTGTTCTCGAACTCAGTCAATTAACGGTGAAATTTTCCACGGGTAGCGAGTCTCGGCCTGCGGTCGATCGCCTGTCTCTAACGGTCCATCCGGGGCAAACCCTAGGGATTGTCGGGGAATCCGGCTCTGGTAAATCCGTCACTGCCCTAGCAATTATGGGTTTACTACCCGCCACGGGCCAGATTACTCAGGGGGAAATCTGGTTTCGCCCGCCCCAGCAACAAACCGGCGCTATCGACCTGCGCCAACTGTCGCCGACCCAGATGCAGGGCTACCGCGGGTCCCAACTGGCGATGATTTTCCAGGAACCCCTGAGTTCCCTCAATCCGGTCTATACCATCGGTCAACAGTTAATCGAAGCGATCCGGCTTGATCCTGGGATTAGTCCTGCGGCTGCCCGTGCCCAGGCGATCGCCCGCCTCCAGGAAGTCAAATTACTGCCTGACGAAACCACCCTCAGCCACCAGTTCCAGGCAGAAGCCCAAAAAGCGGGCCAGCCACGCTGGGATCAACCCCAACTTCAGCGAGAAATTCAGCGCTACTACCAGGCTTTCCTCGATCGCTACCCCCACCAACTCTCCGGTGGTCAGATTCAGCGAGTGATGCTGGCAATGGCGATCGCGCGACAGCCCGCGTTGCTGATTGCCGATGAACCCACGACGGCTCTGGACGTGACTGTCCAGGCGACGATTTTGGATCTGTTGCGGGAATTGCGCGATCGGCACCAGATGAGCCTGATCTTCATCAGCCATGATTTGGGGGTAATGGCTGAAATTGCCGATACCGTTGCTGTCCTTTATCAGGGGCGCTTAGTGGAGTGCAGCCCCGTCCTAGAGATTTTCAGCAATCCCCAACACCCCTATACGCAAGGGTTACTGGCCTGTCGTCCCCCCCTCGATCGTCGCCCCCGCCGCCTGCTCACGGTGGCTGACTTCATGGCCGATGTTCCTCCCGACAATGGCCATATCCAGGGCACGGTTCACACCGCATCTGCCCAAACCCTACCGCAGGTAGCCCCCCATCCCCAACCGCTCCCGCCCTTAGAAACGGAGGCTGAACTCAACCAGCGTCTGGCTACCCTACACCAACAGGAGCCACTGCTGTCTGTGCGCGATCTGCATGTGACCTTTCCGGTACAGGGTATTTGGGGGCGAACCCGTCGCTATATCGTCGCGGTAAATGGCGTCTCGTTTGAAATTTACCCCGGCGAAACGGTGGGGCTGGTGGGGGAATCGGGCTGTGGTAAAACTACCCTTGCCCGGACCTTACTGCGCCTCAACCGCCCCAGCCACGGCGAAATCTGGTTTGCGGGCGAGAATGTGGCCTACCTGAGTGGCCCAAGGCTACAGCGCCTGCGCCGGGACCTGCGGATTGTCTTCCAAAATCCCTTTAGCTCCCTCAATCCCCGGATGACGATCGGCGACATCCTCATGGAACCCCTACGATTGCACTCAACCCTGAACCGTCGTCAACGTCAGGAAGAAGCAATCCGGTTGCTCGCAGATGTCGGCCTCCTGCCCCAAGCTGGCCAAACGGCTCTCAGCTTTCTCAAGCGCTATCCCCACGAATTTTCCGGTGGCCAACGTCAGCGCATCTGTATCGCCCGTGCCCTCGCCCTCCAGCCCCGTTTGATCATTTGCGATGAATCTGTCTCGGCGCTGGATGTGTCGGTTCAGGCCCAGGTCCTCAACCTGCTTAAGGCACTGCAACAAAAGCATAATCTAACCTATTTGTTCATTTCCCATGACCTAAGTGTGGTCAAGTTTATGAGCGATCGCATTCTGGTAATGAACCGAGGTCGAATTGAAGAAAGTGGTCCGGCGGAACAAATTTACCGCCAGCCCCAGCAGCCCTATACCCGCGCCCTCATTGCCGCCATCCCCACGGGCAGTCTCGATCGCATTCGTGCCCGTCTCTCCCAGTCCACCTGA
- the rnhA gene encoding ribonuclease HI: protein MTPEQLQAWAQAQIDHPSPPGPSPEVGQAILQLLAEVAALRRMSALPEQPIADRSHPVSSGQPEPYPRATVAEQSTPDQSSPRQIACLYTDGACVGNPGPGGWGVVVYFTDGSVHEMGGFEPATTNNRMELQAAIAALEYLAQSGQRDRAASPSANRVVLYTDSEYVKNGITQWIKGWKRRGWKTSQNKPVLNQDLWERLDTLNSPQVRWEYVRGHAGDAGNERCDAIARGFATRKPPILKQQAPLDTLQSQQ from the coding sequence ATGACCCCCGAACAACTGCAAGCCTGGGCACAGGCCCAAATTGATCACCCGTCTCCTCCTGGCCCCAGTCCAGAAGTGGGACAGGCTATCTTGCAACTGCTAGCTGAAGTAGCAGCCCTTCGCCGGATGTCAGCATTACCAGAACAGCCGATCGCTGACCGCTCACACCCTGTCTCCAGCGGTCAACCGGAGCCTTACCCCCGTGCAACCGTTGCTGAGCAGTCCACTCCTGACCAGTCCAGCCCGCGCCAAATCGCCTGTCTGTACACTGATGGGGCCTGTGTGGGCAACCCTGGTCCGGGTGGCTGGGGCGTGGTGGTCTACTTTACGGACGGCAGTGTTCACGAAATGGGGGGCTTTGAACCCGCTACCACTAATAACCGTATGGAACTGCAAGCCGCGATCGCAGCCCTGGAATACCTGGCCCAATCTGGTCAACGCGATCGCGCAGCGTCTCCATCGGCGAATCGCGTGGTGTTATATACAGATAGCGAATACGTCAAAAACGGCATCACCCAATGGATCAAGGGTTGGAAACGCCGGGGCTGGAAAACCAGCCAGAATAAACCCGTCCTTAACCAGGATCTCTGGGAGCGGCTGGATACCCTTAACTCCCCCCAAGTACGCTGGGAGTATGTCCGGGGTCACGCCGGGGATGCGGGGAACGAGCGCTGCGACGCGATCGCCCGTGGCTTTGCCACCCGCAAACCGCCTATCCTAAAACAGCAAGCCCCCCTCGACACGCTACAATCCCAGCAATAA
- a CDS encoding DUF2189 domain-containing protein, translating into MQDETSSGSGRRSIQMLLNEGYAFNMGDYISRGWRMLKSNLGLMVAYTVLLTVISGIVGTIDTSLAGDDEGVRSTGISFLFNLLVAPPLWAGLYLSAFKSLNNRQLEFSDFFKGFQFFAPLVLANLIIGIFIVIGTIFCVIPGIYLGVAYLLTIPLILDRNMGFWEAMETSRKVVTKNWFSWFVFGLLMFAINLGGLIACIVGLFFTIPLTYCMWIAAYEDVVGIQRTNI; encoded by the coding sequence ATGCAAGATGAGACTTCTAGCGGTTCTGGGCGTAGAAGCATTCAGATGCTTCTGAATGAGGGCTATGCTTTCAATATGGGTGACTATATTAGTCGCGGCTGGCGGATGCTTAAAAGCAATCTGGGACTCATGGTGGCTTATACCGTTCTCCTCACTGTGATTAGTGGCATTGTGGGTACTATCGACACTAGCCTCGCTGGCGATGATGAGGGCGTCCGCTCGACAGGCATTAGTTTTTTATTCAATCTATTGGTTGCTCCTCCCTTATGGGCTGGGTTGTATTTGAGTGCCTTTAAGAGCTTAAATAATCGACAATTAGAGTTTAGTGATTTTTTCAAGGGCTTCCAATTCTTTGCGCCGCTCGTCCTAGCTAACTTGATCATTGGGATTTTCATAGTTATTGGCACTATCTTTTGCGTGATTCCTGGAATTTATTTGGGAGTTGCTTATCTGCTAACAATTCCCTTAATTCTGGATCGTAATATGGGATTTTGGGAGGCAATGGAAACCAGTCGTAAGGTTGTAACTAAAAATTGGTTTTCCTGGTTCGTTTTCGGCCTTTTAATGTTTGCCATCAATCTTGGTGGTTTGATTGCTTGCATTGTGGGTCTCTTTTTCACAATCCCGCTTACCTATTGTATGTGGATAGCTGCCTATGAAGATGTGGTTGGTATACAACGGACTAACATCTAG
- a CDS encoding protein kinase domain-containing protein translates to MAGLRPGCMMSYCLNLSCQHPENPDDANFCQSCGRPLLLRSRYRAVRPLGQGGFGRTMLAVDTDKPSQPLCVIKQFFPRSPNPESSQKAITFFRQEAEQLESLGHHPQIPDLLAYFVIADQHYLVQEFIEGETLASLVATGQPFDQSRILNLLNALLPVLQFIHDHQVIHRDIKPENIIWRSSTDSYVLVDFGAAKHATPLALAQTGTVIGSAAYAAPEQVGGKATFASDLYSLGVTCLHLLTLIEPFDLFSFADDRWVWRDYLQHPIDPALGRILDKLVARPLRLRYSSAGEVMRHLHLLTPPAPATTSPQPLTPPSLPEPLSPKRGPDHPTPSPPKAQPSTPQPALRPLSQWFAPPPPPPPPPPASPPTPTKAESRSPSLPNRSGTPSPSLPLAIDDNLDDLASAVGVDYRSLQACLAAGDWPAADHETSRLMLQAMHQEAVGWLSFDHLATFPCIDLQTIDRLWVKYSQGHFGFSVQQQIWQHISNPKQSQSQQRSPTITEYWCDFGVAIGWLQRVEKRIGEALRGDIHEYHWLSRDEVIATVQSIPADELVVRVPAGCLPFFCSLYTGTSRGARILLERIATCIG, encoded by the coding sequence ATGGCTGGACTCCGCCCCGGCTGCATGATGAGCTACTGCCTGAACCTCAGTTGTCAACACCCTGAGAATCCTGACGATGCCAACTTCTGTCAGTCCTGCGGGCGTCCCCTCCTGCTGCGATCGCGGTATCGGGCAGTCCGGCCCCTCGGTCAGGGGGGCTTTGGACGGACGATGTTGGCAGTGGATACGGATAAACCCTCGCAACCGCTGTGTGTGATTAAGCAGTTTTTCCCCCGTAGCCCGAATCCAGAAAGTTCTCAAAAAGCCATTACCTTCTTCCGGCAAGAAGCTGAACAATTAGAATCCCTGGGACATCACCCCCAAATTCCTGACTTACTGGCCTATTTTGTGATTGCAGATCAACACTATCTGGTTCAGGAATTTATTGAAGGTGAAACCCTGGCTAGCCTCGTTGCCACGGGTCAACCCTTCGATCAATCTCGTATCCTAAACTTACTCAACGCCCTCCTGCCGGTTTTACAGTTTATCCACGATCATCAGGTGATTCATCGAGATATCAAGCCGGAAAATATTATCTGGCGATCGTCTACAGATAGCTATGTCCTAGTTGATTTTGGGGCTGCAAAACATGCCACACCGCTGGCCTTAGCCCAAACGGGGACTGTCATTGGGAGTGCCGCCTATGCTGCTCCTGAACAGGTCGGGGGCAAAGCCACATTTGCCAGCGATTTGTATAGTTTAGGCGTGACCTGTCTACACCTGCTCACCTTGATTGAACCCTTTGATCTATTTTCCTTCGCTGACGATCGCTGGGTGTGGCGAGATTACTTGCAACACCCGATCGACCCGGCTTTAGGACGCATTCTGGATAAGCTGGTGGCCCGTCCCCTGCGCCTGCGCTACTCGTCTGCTGGTGAGGTGATGCGTCATTTGCACCTGCTCACCCCCCCCGCCCCGGCGACGACCTCCCCCCAGCCTTTGACACCTCCCTCCTTACCGGAACCCCTGTCCCCTAAACGGGGACCTGATCACCCAACGCCATCACCACCCAAGGCTCAGCCGAGCACGCCGCAACCAGCCCTCCGACCGCTTTCCCAATGGTTTGCCCCCCCCCCCCCCCCCCCGCCCCCCCCTCCCGCATCCCCGCCCACGCCTACCAAGGCAGAATCCCGATCGCCCAGTCTGCCAAACCGATCCGGTACGCCTTCCCCCTCCCTGCCTCTGGCGATCGATGACAATCTAGATGATCTGGCCTCTGCCGTGGGGGTGGACTATCGCTCTTTACAAGCCTGCCTGGCTGCTGGGGATTGGCCTGCCGCTGATCACGAAACCTCCCGGTTGATGCTGCAGGCAATGCATCAGGAAGCAGTCGGTTGGCTGAGTTTTGATCACTTGGCGACCTTTCCATGCATTGATTTACAAACCATTGATCGACTCTGGGTCAAGTATAGTCAAGGACATTTTGGCTTCAGCGTTCAGCAGCAAATTTGGCAACACATCAGTAACCCAAAGCAATCTCAATCTCAGCAGCGATCGCCGACGATAACCGAATATTGGTGCGACTTTGGGGTTGCGATCGGCTGGCTCCAGCGGGTTGAGAAACGGATTGGCGAAGCCCTGCGAGGTGATATTCATGAATATCACTGGCTATCACGGGATGAGGTGATTGCCACAGTCCAATCGATCCCTGCTGACGAATTAGTGGTGCGAGTGCCGGCAGGTTGTTTGCCCTTCTTCTGTAGTCTCTATACGGGCACCTCACGCGGTGCTAGGATTTTACTCGAACGTATCGCAACCTGTATTGGGTAA
- the lepA gene encoding translation elongation factor 4, producing the protein MTQVPVAQIRNFSIIAHIDHGKSTLADRLLQATGTVADREMKAQFLDNMELERERGITIKLQAARMDYQAQDGQNYVLNLIDTPGHVDFSYEVSRSLAACEGALLVVDASQGVEAQTLANVYLALEHDLEIIPVLNKIDLPGAEPDRVKQEIEDIIGLDCSHAILASAKEGIGVPEILEAIVHLIPPPRDTVDEPLRALIFDSYYDSYRGVIVYFRVMDGTLKTGDRVRLMASGKEYEIDELGVLAPMQVPVDTLHAGEVGYLAAAIKTVEDARVGDTITLANNPAAEPLPGYTEAKPMVFCGLFPSDADQFEDLREALEKLKLNDAALHYEPETSSAMGFGFRCGFLGLLHMEIVQERLEREYNLDLVTTAPSVIYRVTLLDGEVIYIDNPSKLPDPQYRQKIEEPYVQVDMITPETYVGALMELAQSRRGIFKDMKYLTPSRTTLIYEIPLAEVVTDYFDQMKSRSRGYASMEYHFIGYREDDLVKLDILINNDRVDPLATIVHRDKAYYVGKALVEKLKEEIPRHQFKIPIQAAIGSRVIASEHIPALRKDVLAKCYGGDISRKKKLLQKQAKGKKRMKALGSVEVPQSAFMAVLKIDRSQ; encoded by the coding sequence ATGACCCAAGTCCCTGTTGCCCAAATCCGCAACTTTTCGATCATTGCCCACATCGATCACGGTAAATCCACCCTGGCAGACCGGCTCTTGCAGGCTACCGGTACCGTCGCCGATCGCGAAATGAAAGCCCAGTTCCTCGACAACATGGAACTCGAACGGGAGCGGGGGATCACGATCAAACTGCAAGCCGCCCGCATGGACTACCAGGCCCAAGACGGTCAGAACTACGTGTTGAACTTGATCGATACCCCCGGCCACGTCGATTTTTCCTACGAGGTCTCGCGATCGCTGGCCGCTTGCGAAGGCGCTTTACTTGTCGTCGATGCCTCCCAGGGGGTCGAAGCCCAAACCCTTGCCAATGTCTACCTTGCCCTAGAACACGATCTCGAAATCATCCCCGTTCTTAATAAAATTGATCTGCCCGGTGCTGAACCCGATCGTGTCAAACAAGAGATTGAAGACATCATCGGTCTCGACTGCTCCCACGCGATTTTAGCCTCGGCTAAGGAAGGCATTGGGGTACCCGAAATCCTAGAGGCCATTGTCCACCTCATCCCCCCCCCACGCGATACGGTGGACGAACCCCTCCGGGCATTGATTTTTGATAGTTATTACGACAGCTATCGTGGCGTTATCGTTTATTTTCGGGTCATGGATGGCACCCTGAAAACGGGCGATCGTGTGCGCCTGATGGCCTCTGGGAAAGAGTATGAGATCGACGAGTTAGGCGTTTTAGCCCCCATGCAAGTCCCCGTGGATACCCTCCATGCGGGCGAAGTGGGCTACCTAGCCGCTGCCATTAAAACCGTGGAAGATGCCCGGGTGGGAGACACCATTACCCTCGCCAATAACCCGGCAGCGGAACCCCTCCCCGGTTATACCGAAGCCAAACCAATGGTTTTTTGCGGCCTCTTCCCCAGCGATGCGGATCAATTTGAAGATTTGCGGGAAGCCCTGGAAAAGTTAAAACTTAATGATGCTGCCCTGCACTATGAACCCGAAACATCTAGCGCAATGGGGTTTGGGTTCCGGTGTGGTTTTCTGGGGTTGCTGCACATGGAAATCGTCCAGGAACGCTTGGAACGGGAATATAACCTGGATCTGGTCACCACGGCTCCCTCGGTAATCTATCGGGTTACGCTGTTGGATGGGGAAGTGATTTATATCGACAATCCGAGTAAATTACCTGATCCCCAATATCGCCAGAAGATCGAAGAACCCTACGTTCAGGTTGACATGATCACACCAGAAACCTACGTGGGAGCGTTGATGGAATTAGCCCAAAGCCGGCGGGGCATTTTCAAAGACATGAAATACCTCACGCCATCGCGCACGACCCTGATCTATGAGATTCCCCTGGCAGAAGTGGTGACGGACTATTTCGATCAAATGAAGTCGCGATCGCGCGGCTACGCCAGTATGGAATACCATTTCATTGGTTATCGCGAAGATGATCTGGTCAAGCTGGATATTCTCATTAACAATGATCGGGTTGATCCCCTGGCCACGATCGTCCATCGTGACAAAGCCTACTATGTGGGCAAAGCACTGGTAGAAAAGCTTAAGGAAGAGATTCCCCGTCACCAGTTTAAGATTCCAATCCAAGCGGCGATCGGGAGTCGAGTGATTGCCAGTGAACACATCCCTGCCCTGCGTAAAGACGTGTTAGCCAAGTGTTACGGCGGTGACATTTCCCGGAAGAAGAAACTCCTGCAAAAGCAAGCTAAGGGGAAAAAACGGATGAAGGCCCTGGGGTCAGTGGAAGTGCCCCAATCCGCCTTTATGGCCGTGCTGAAGATCGATCGATCCCAATAA